The following proteins are co-located in the Salvelinus sp. IW2-2015 linkage group LG36, ASM291031v2, whole genome shotgun sequence genome:
- the LOC111959369 gene encoding CCR4-NOT transcription complex subunit 9 — protein MLATGAAATTALVQVDREKIYQWINELSSPETRENALLELSKKRESVPDLAPMLWHSCGTIAALLQEIVNIYPSINPPTLTAHQSNRVCNALALLQCVASHPETRSAFLAAHIPLFLYPFLHTVSKTRPFEYLRLTSLGVIGALVKTDEQEVINFLLTTEIIPLCLRIMESGSELSKTVATFILQKILLDDTGLAYICQTYERFSHVAMILGKMVLQLSKEPSARLLKHVVRCYLRLSDNPRAREALRQCLPDQLKDATFAQVLKDDTTTKRWLAQLVKNLQEGPVTDGRGIPLTAQ, from the exons GCTGCAACCACAGCCCTGGTTCAGGTGGATCGGGAGAAGATCTACCAGTGGATCAACGAGCTGTCTAGCCCCGAGACCAGGGAGAATGCCCTTCTGGAGCTCAGCAAGAAGAGGGAGTCTGTCCCTGACCTGGCACCCATGCTATGGCACTCTTGTGGAACCATTGCTGCCCTCCTGCAG GAAATTGTGAACATCTACCCCTCCATAAACCCACCAACTCTGACAGCCCACCAATCCAACAGAGTATGCAACGCCCTCGCGCTCTTACAGTGTGTCGCCTCCCATCCAGAGACTCG GTCTGCATTTTTGGCAGCAcacattcctctcttcctctaccccttCCTGCATACTGTGAGCAAGACACGCCCATTTGAGTACCTGCGCCTCACCAGCTTAGGAGTCATAG GTGCTCTGGTCAAAACAGACGAACAGGAGGTGATCAATTTCCTGCTCACCACAGAGATCATCCCTCTATGCCTGCGCATCATGGAGTCAGGCAGCGAGCTCTCCAAAACG GTTGCTACTTTCATACTCCAAAAAATTCTGCTGGACGACACCGGGCTGGCGTACATATGCCAGACGTATGAACGCTTCTCTCACGTGGCAATGATTCTT GGGAAAATGGTGCTGCAGCTTTCGAAGGAACCATCTGCACGTCTGCTGAAACATGTGGTACGCTGCTACCTTCGCCTCTCTGATAATCCAAG AGCGCGAGAAGCACTGCGCCAGTGCCTGCCTGACCAGTTGAAGGATGCCACATTCGCCCAGGTGCTAAAGGACGACACCACCACCAAGCGCTGGCTGGCCCAGCTGGTCAAGAACCTGCAGGAGGGCCCGGTGACAGACGGCCGAGGCATCCCCCTGACCGCACAGTAA